The DNA sequence GATTTAATGAAGTAATTGAGTTTAAATTTAAGATAGTAGCCATGATTTTTCTCTTTATTTAAAATTAATCTATCGTAATTTTTTGTCACAGTCTCTTATTTATTTTTACCGTTAAATCTACACTGCTAACTCCGAATGGCGAATCTTAAAGCCTTAAGTACAAAATCTGACCTTAGAACTTGAACTGAAAATGACGTGACTTAGAATAGAACTGCTATATAATTTATGTCTGATTATTCTAATATAAAATTACTTATAATCGAATTGCTAAAAGTAATCTTACCTTTATATAAAAAATGTATTCCAAAAAACGTTCTTCTCTGTTATTGACTACCTATTTACTATTGAGTTGTGTAACACCCTCTCAAGCTCAAGATGTTGAAACTAATACTTCTCCTCAAAATCCCTCTTCTGCTCAAGTTCAATCAACAGACAAATTTAATTCTAGTGGTAATCCCCTTCTTTTTCCCACTAAAACTCAGGAGGTAGAAATTGAAGAACAACAGCCTGTAACTTTAAATCAAGCCATTGAAATTGCGTTGAATAATAATAAGGATTTACAAGTGGCAAGGTTACAATTAGATAGATCAAGAGATAGTTTAAATGCTTCTTTAGCGACTCAATTACCGACTCTTAATGGTCAATTAGAGTTTAATCAAAGGGGTGATGATACTCCTGGTGGAGATGACTTCATTATGCGCGATCGCAGTCTCTTATTAGGACAAATTGAGTTAAGTTACAATGTGTATGATGGTGGTCGTCGTAATGCAAATATTGCTCGTTCTAGCAGGGAAGTTTATCTTAATCAGTTAGAAGTTGAGCGTATTTCTGAGGATGTTAGGTTTCGGGCAACAAATGCCTATTATGAATTACAAAATGCTGATGCTCAAGTTGCCATTGCTCAAGCGGCCATCGAAGATTTTTCCCAAACCTTGAGAGATGCTCAGTTATTGGAACAAGCTGGATTAGGAACTCGCTTTGATGTGTTACAAGCAGAAGTAGATTTAGCCAATGCGAACCAAGCATTAACTAGGGCGATCGCAGAACAAAGAAATGCTCGTCGAAATTTAGCACAAGTGCTAAGTGTAGGTCAAAATGTGGAATTAACCGCCGCCGATGAGATCAAAGAAAATGGACAATGGCCTTATGATTTAGAACAAAGTATTGTTATGGCTTATAAAAATAGGGCGGAATTACAACAACTATTGGTGCAAAGAGAGATTAATGAGCAAGACAGAGAAATAGCCCTTGCCGCCACTCGCCCTAGTGTTAATTTATTTGCTAACTATAACTTCACCAACACTTTTACAGATACCTTTGACAATACAGGTTATGCTAACGGTTACAACGTTGGGGCAAGACTTAACTGGGAGATTTTTGACGGTGGAGAAGCAAGTGCAAGGGCAGATGTAGAAACCAGAAACATTGAAATTGATGAAACTAATTTTGCCAAGCAGAGGGATGAAATTCGCCTTAATATTGAAACTGCCTATAACAATATGATTGCTAACAAAGAAAATATTTCTACCACAGAAACGGCTGTTACTACGGCGGTGGAAAGTTTACGTTTAGCAAGATTACGTTTTCAAGCGGGAGTTGGTACACAAACGGATGTTATTAATGCCCAAAGAAGTTTAACCGAAGCTAGGGGAAATTTCCTCCAAGCTATTATTGGTTATAATCAATCTTTGAATGAATTACAAAGAGCAGTCAGTAATTTACCTGACAATAAACTTTTTGAGGTGAGATAGTCAGAATTAGGAAAGGGGCAATCATTCGAGTTCGGAGTTCGGAGTTAAGATAAAAAATAAATTTCCCCCTAATACCCCAACACTCTAACACCCTAAATCCTCAACACTCAGAACCCTTAAACCCATTACTGTCAAATACAGATAAGTCAAGATGAGAAAATTCTTGGAAAAAGACAGTTAACCGAGAAGCGATTTTGTTTACTCCTCCTTGGACATTGGTTTCAATATTAAGGGGGATAACTGGATCGTGTAATGATAATCTTAGTAAAAACCATCCTTGTTCTTCTGGGGATGAACAGCTAACTCTAA is a window from the Cyanobacterium sp. Dongsha4 genome containing:
- a CDS encoding TolC family protein, with the translated sequence MYSKKRSSLLLTTYLLLSCVTPSQAQDVETNTSPQNPSSAQVQSTDKFNSSGNPLLFPTKTQEVEIEEQQPVTLNQAIEIALNNNKDLQVARLQLDRSRDSLNASLATQLPTLNGQLEFNQRGDDTPGGDDFIMRDRSLLLGQIELSYNVYDGGRRNANIARSSREVYLNQLEVERISEDVRFRATNAYYELQNADAQVAIAQAAIEDFSQTLRDAQLLEQAGLGTRFDVLQAEVDLANANQALTRAIAEQRNARRNLAQVLSVGQNVELTAADEIKENGQWPYDLEQSIVMAYKNRAELQQLLVQREINEQDREIALAATRPSVNLFANYNFTNTFTDTFDNTGYANGYNVGARLNWEIFDGGEASARADVETRNIEIDETNFAKQRDEIRLNIETAYNNMIANKENISTTETAVTTAVESLRLARLRFQAGVGTQTDVINAQRSLTEARGNFLQAIIGYNQSLNELQRAVSNLPDNKLFEVR